In Chryseobacterium camelliae, one DNA window encodes the following:
- a CDS encoding 4-alpha-glucanotransferase: protein MKLYFNVGYNTKIGESLQLVIHEQDAPPQYHTMYYGESGSWKCEVDYFSKSITYHYRVIHESGSILREEFVPHTLTFSHNYKEFIVFDEWNNKNFPENYLNNKILYHKLNNFLPEKVSVLKKHTHLFRIEAPLYHPDWEIALFGSTPSLGSWNPENAIHLLQTDYGIWEAAVEVPEDEPIQFKYFIYDRKTRQMVDMESGGNRYTVPNRIKDTLYIVSNHYYKFRLSQMYHDAGVAVPVFALRTQNGFGVGEFSDLKELGDWAQETHLGIIQILPINDTTANYSWTDSYPYAAVSVYALHPQYISLKNLDFPLPEELVKEYETEKEALNNLPLIDYEKMIAGKWTFLKAVFNNHKDKIYKDRNFKKFLKDNESWLNPYAAFCVLRDKYHTPNFNDWKTHKKYIAGKIAQFFTAKSKDYDAVMLHAWVQYQLHNQLKDAVEYIHHLGISIKGDLPIGIYRYSVEAWTEPELFGMDFQAGAPPDQFTELGQNWEFPTYNWEAMKADHYTWWKNRFKALEQYFDAMRIDHILGFFRIWRMPISATQGILGYFYPAVPVTEEEFRSRHIPFAYDRYCKPFINDHILWNYFGENSGKALAFVNRNDDGTYTLKEDFDTQRKLTDFFRNNPQGDIEQPMISLCANVLFLTEDREGTTVYHPRFNVYLTDSYHYLSDWEKKAVYDLYQDYFFKRQDGLWYEKAMEKLPVILNSTKMLICGEDLGLVPECVPAVMDELAIVALKVQRMPSENIPFYNPKNAGYLNVVTASSHDSSTLRQWWKENPDLTQQYFNQQLMQYGQAPDELSPELAEMIMKQHLYTDAMLAVFPIQEFLATDPELVNPDMDQERINNPAVFPHYWRYRMHLNIEELKKRSSFNQKIASWVKDSGRI, encoded by the coding sequence ATGAAACTATATTTTAATGTAGGTTACAATACAAAAATAGGAGAAAGCCTGCAGCTGGTCATTCATGAACAGGATGCTCCGCCTCAGTACCATACGATGTATTACGGAGAAAGCGGTTCCTGGAAATGTGAGGTGGATTACTTTTCAAAATCCATTACCTATCATTACCGCGTAATACATGAAAGCGGCAGCATACTGAGGGAAGAATTTGTTCCCCATACCCTTACTTTTTCGCATAACTACAAAGAGTTTATTGTTTTTGATGAATGGAACAATAAAAATTTCCCCGAAAACTATCTCAACAATAAAATCCTTTACCATAAACTTAATAACTTCCTTCCGGAAAAGGTTTCCGTATTAAAGAAACATACCCATCTGTTCCGCATAGAAGCGCCTCTATATCATCCGGATTGGGAAATTGCTCTGTTCGGAAGCACGCCTTCTTTAGGCAGCTGGAACCCTGAAAATGCCATTCATCTGTTACAGACCGATTACGGAATCTGGGAAGCTGCCGTTGAGGTCCCGGAAGATGAGCCGATTCAGTTTAAGTATTTTATCTACGACAGGAAAACCCGGCAAATGGTGGATATGGAATCCGGAGGGAACCGGTATACCGTGCCCAACCGGATAAAAGATACCCTGTACATCGTTTCCAATCATTATTATAAGTTCAGGCTGTCCCAGATGTACCATGATGCAGGAGTCGCCGTTCCCGTATTTGCGTTAAGAACTCAAAACGGCTTCGGAGTCGGAGAGTTCTCTGATCTGAAGGAGTTGGGTGACTGGGCACAGGAGACCCATCTTGGAATTATTCAGATACTGCCGATCAATGATACGACAGCCAATTATTCCTGGACCGATTCCTATCCTTACGCTGCCGTTTCCGTTTACGCCTTACATCCGCAGTACATTTCACTGAAAAATCTGGATTTTCCTTTACCTGAAGAGCTGGTGAAGGAATACGAAACTGAAAAGGAAGCTCTGAACAACCTGCCGCTGATTGATTATGAAAAAATGATTGCCGGGAAGTGGACCTTTTTAAAGGCAGTTTTCAATAATCATAAAGATAAGATCTATAAGGACCGCAATTTCAAGAAATTCTTAAAAGACAATGAAAGCTGGCTGAATCCTTACGCTGCATTCTGCGTGCTCAGGGACAAGTACCATACCCCGAATTTCAACGACTGGAAGACCCATAAGAAGTATATTGCAGGAAAAATTGCCCAGTTTTTTACCGCTAAAAGTAAAGATTATGATGCAGTGATGCTTCATGCGTGGGTACAGTACCAATTGCATAACCAGCTTAAGGATGCTGTTGAATATATACATCATCTTGGTATTTCCATAAAAGGTGACCTTCCGATCGGGATCTACCGATATTCTGTGGAAGCCTGGACGGAACCTGAGCTTTTCGGGATGGATTTCCAGGCCGGGGCACCGCCGGATCAGTTTACAGAACTGGGACAGAACTGGGAGTTTCCAACTTATAACTGGGAAGCTATGAAAGCAGACCATTACACTTGGTGGAAAAACAGGTTCAAAGCACTGGAACAGTATTTCGATGCTATGAGAATTGATCATATCCTCGGCTTCTTCCGGATCTGGAGAATGCCGATTTCTGCTACCCAGGGAATTTTAGGATATTTCTATCCCGCTGTTCCTGTAACTGAAGAAGAATTCAGGTCAAGGCATATCCCGTTTGCTTATGACCGCTACTGTAAACCATTTATTAATGATCATATCCTCTGGAATTACTTTGGGGAAAACAGCGGTAAAGCATTAGCGTTTGTCAATCGAAATGATGACGGAACCTACACGCTGAAAGAAGATTTTGATACCCAACGGAAACTAACGGATTTTTTCAGAAATAATCCGCAAGGTGATATTGAGCAGCCAATGATTTCCCTTTGTGCCAATGTTTTGTTCTTAACGGAAGACCGGGAAGGGACAACCGTTTATCATCCGAGATTTAATGTATACCTCACTGATTCATACCATTATTTATCCGATTGGGAGAAAAAAGCTGTATACGATCTGTATCAGGATTACTTCTTCAAAAGACAGGATGGGCTTTGGTATGAGAAAGCGATGGAAAAACTTCCGGTCATCCTTAACAGTACTAAAATGCTGATCTGCGGAGAAGATTTAGGCCTGGTTCCGGAATGTGTACCGGCTGTAATGGATGAACTTGCTATCGTAGCCCTGAAGGTTCAGCGTATGCCTTCTGAAAATATTCCTTTTTATAATCCTAAAAATGCGGGTTACCTTAATGTGGTAACAGCTTCATCACATGACAGCTCTACCTTAAGGCAATGGTGGAAAGAAAACCCGGACCTCACGCAGCAATATTTCAATCAGCAGCTGATGCAATACGGACAGGCTCCCGATGAGCTGAGTCCTGAACTAGCTGAAATGATTATGAAGCAACACCTGTATACGGATGCCATGCTGGCCGTGTTCCCGATTCAGGAGTTCCTAGCTACCGATCCTGAACTGGTAAATCCAGATATGGACCAGGAAAGGATCAATAATCCTGCTGTATTTCCTCACTACTGGAGGTACAGGATGCACCTTAATATTGAAGAACTGAAAAAAAGGTCTTCCTTCAATCAAAAGATAGCCTCATGGGTCAAAGATAGTGGCAGAATATAA
- a CDS encoding ferritin, with the protein MVSEKIANLINEQIAHEQYAAQYYLSMSAWFSARDLDGIANYFRVQSKEELMHADKMFDYLNDVSGEIIIGEIPKPPHEFENATDIFEKALEHEKRVTKSIFNIVKNANDEGDFATTSFLQWFINEQVEEEASASQLVTKIRMVCDNPSALYLFDQELAQRVFSPEAGA; encoded by the coding sequence ATGGTTAGTGAAAAAATCGCGAATTTAATAAATGAGCAAATTGCTCACGAACAGTACGCTGCCCAGTATTACCTTTCTATGTCTGCGTGGTTTTCTGCCAGAGACCTTGACGGGATAGCGAACTATTTCAGGGTACAGAGCAAAGAAGAGCTGATGCATGCCGATAAAATGTTTGATTATCTTAATGATGTAAGCGGTGAAATCATTATCGGTGAGATCCCGAAGCCGCCGCATGAATTTGAAAATGCCACGGATATTTTTGAAAAGGCGTTGGAACATGAGAAAAGAGTAACCAAAAGCATATTCAATATCGTTAAAAATGCAAATGATGAAGGAGATTTTGCAACTACTTCATTTCTTCAATGGTTTATTAATGAACAGGTAGAGGAAGAAGCTAGTGCTTCGCAACTGGTAACGAAGATCAGGATGGTATGCGATAACCCTTCAGCTTTATACCTTTTTGATCAGGAACTTGCACAAAGGGTATTTTCTCCTGAAGCGGGAGCGTAA
- a CDS encoding UvrD-helicase domain-containing protein — protein sequence MQNSYTVINASAGSGKTYALVQRLLMICLRYPYQHQSIRNILALTFTNKAANEMKERILTWLGNFSSERFADNTDLKNIQRAFEEEGLKITLDELHVRSKKLLDYVLHNYSTLNIGTIDRFNSRLVRSFSYELGLAKNFNLEIEAEPFLIEAVDKMLDQIGENEAISNSFMDYVDYSLENNERINLNKSLYDSAKEFVKDIHYEHLKSNQSFDDTSYEDIKNRIRNEIVLNRKQAADLAAQSIELFRSRDIDIEDFAQGKNGLGGFFVKVLDFYQQKRPGFPFPTTQEDSVVNNYRKGASSKSKNKEADILDILDQLLENRMKLILLYIETQKKEKILSALLPLKVNKDIQDELKKIEEENDLVLLSKFNILINENLRNEPSAFIYEKVGSQFQHYFFDEFQDTSELQWQNFIPLRDHSIATENTSFTLVGDPKQSIYRFRGGESKLMLDIINKKENSPREADLMVLKDNWRSAKNIVKFNNELYRFHSEILEEEHRNIFGTDAEQNPKSSFDGRVKVNLIENLTNEDFYNDTSERMRKDIQECLDNGFRFSDITVLCRGNFDIFSYSQKLGGLKVKYRGQETIIKTISEKGLTLELSNTLKAVIEFLKWESNPKNRPNLIMMMYHLNSLGRIRMPDFTLEMKKILSIESHEEVVAFLELHYGIKLKQDILPRFNLYNYVEFYINEFSFEDREKDFLLNFLEMLFNFTQNAGASIKEFLKYWDEEASQYTIQASENIDAIQIMTIHKAKGLEFPVVFIPMMNKNRDGEFSNWFETGTHESLKSVNINQFSKTLEVYDEEIQQFNRQNSYKNFIDRLCLQYVATTRPVEQLFFYIQKANKTSNHLELLDFLQSKNKDGADEFDLYETSPQILKKYSADKTSEFRTRDIPNLKNISEKNTSIKIATPSKTYQARNEKVKIGLFAHELLAKINTVNDIEQVLERYLLDGQITLNERDTIRQRLHDIIGTHAEFFDSQWEVINEKEIMVSENGESRIYRPDRILKGPKGYIIVDFKTGEPSEKDKRQIENYKRVLERLGRKVIDTRLVYL from the coding sequence ATGCAGAACTCCTATACCGTTATTAATGCTTCCGCAGGTTCAGGGAAAACCTATGCACTGGTTCAGCGTCTTCTGATGATCTGCCTCCGGTATCCTTATCAACATCAGTCGATCAGGAATATCCTGGCTCTTACGTTCACCAATAAGGCTGCCAATGAAATGAAAGAGAGGATTCTGACATGGCTTGGGAATTTCTCCTCTGAAAGGTTTGCAGATAATACCGACCTGAAAAATATCCAGAGGGCATTTGAAGAAGAAGGCCTGAAAATTACCCTAGATGAACTTCATGTACGATCTAAAAAACTTCTGGACTACGTGCTGCATAATTATTCTACTCTGAATATCGGAACAATAGACCGTTTTAATTCCAGACTGGTGAGAAGCTTTTCCTATGAATTGGGACTGGCCAAAAATTTCAATCTGGAGATTGAAGCCGAACCTTTCCTGATCGAAGCGGTAGATAAAATGCTGGACCAAATTGGAGAGAATGAAGCAATATCCAATTCTTTCATGGATTATGTTGATTACAGCCTGGAAAACAACGAGCGGATTAACCTCAACAAAAGCCTATATGATTCTGCCAAAGAATTTGTTAAGGATATCCACTATGAACACCTGAAAAGCAACCAAAGCTTTGATGACACCAGTTATGAGGATATCAAGAACAGGATCCGAAATGAAATTGTACTGAACAGAAAACAGGCTGCAGATCTTGCCGCTCAATCAATAGAATTGTTCAGGTCAAGGGATATTGATATAGAGGACTTCGCCCAGGGAAAGAATGGTCTTGGAGGCTTTTTCGTCAAAGTACTGGATTTTTACCAGCAGAAAAGACCGGGATTTCCTTTTCCCACTACACAGGAGGACTCTGTAGTGAACAATTACAGAAAGGGGGCTTCTTCAAAATCCAAAAATAAGGAGGCTGATATCCTGGACATCCTGGATCAACTGCTGGAAAACCGCATGAAGCTGATTCTCCTGTACATTGAAACGCAGAAAAAAGAGAAAATTCTTTCTGCCCTGCTTCCGTTAAAGGTCAATAAGGACATCCAGGATGAATTAAAAAAGATAGAGGAAGAAAATGACCTGGTTTTGCTTTCCAAATTCAATATCCTGATCAATGAAAACCTTCGAAATGAACCATCTGCTTTTATCTATGAAAAGGTAGGATCTCAGTTCCAGCATTATTTCTTTGATGAGTTCCAGGATACCTCGGAGCTGCAGTGGCAGAATTTCATTCCGCTGCGGGATCATAGCATCGCCACAGAAAACACATCTTTTACCCTCGTAGGAGACCCTAAGCAGAGTATTTACCGTTTCAGGGGTGGGGAAAGCAAACTCATGCTGGACATCATTAACAAAAAGGAAAATTCACCCCGCGAAGCAGACCTGATGGTGCTGAAAGACAACTGGCGGAGTGCAAAGAATATTGTAAAATTCAATAACGAACTCTACCGGTTCCACTCTGAGATCCTGGAAGAGGAACACCGGAATATTTTCGGTACGGACGCTGAACAGAACCCCAAATCATCTTTTGACGGCAGGGTAAAGGTTAATCTCATTGAAAATCTGACCAATGAAGATTTTTATAACGATACTTCGGAAAGGATGCGAAAAGATATTCAGGAATGCCTGGACAACGGCTTCAGGTTTTCTGATATCACAGTACTATGCCGGGGTAATTTTGATATATTCAGCTACTCTCAGAAGCTTGGCGGACTGAAGGTAAAGTATCGCGGCCAGGAAACCATTATCAAAACGATTTCTGAAAAAGGACTGACACTTGAGCTTTCAAATACATTAAAAGCAGTCATCGAATTCCTGAAATGGGAATCCAATCCCAAAAATCGCCCTAACCTCATCATGATGATGTACCATCTCAACAGCCTGGGAAGGATCCGGATGCCTGACTTTACACTAGAGATGAAAAAAATCCTTAGCATAGAGTCACATGAGGAAGTGGTTGCATTTCTGGAGCTTCATTATGGTATAAAACTGAAACAGGATATCCTTCCACGATTCAACCTTTATAATTATGTAGAATTCTACATCAATGAATTCTCTTTTGAGGATAGAGAAAAGGATTTTCTGTTGAATTTCCTGGAGATGCTGTTCAATTTTACGCAGAATGCAGGAGCCAGCATTAAAGAATTCCTGAAATACTGGGATGAGGAAGCTTCACAATATACGATTCAGGCATCAGAGAATATCGATGCCATACAGATCATGACCATCCACAAAGCCAAAGGCCTTGAATTCCCTGTAGTTTTTATCCCCATGATGAATAAAAACCGAGATGGAGAATTTAGCAACTGGTTTGAAACAGGCACCCATGAATCACTGAAATCCGTAAACATCAACCAGTTCAGCAAAACACTTGAAGTCTACGATGAAGAGATCCAACAATTCAACCGCCAGAATTCATATAAAAATTTCATAGACCGCCTCTGCCTGCAGTATGTAGCCACAACGCGTCCTGTGGAGCAGCTTTTTTTCTATATCCAGAAGGCCAACAAAACCTCCAACCATCTTGAGCTTCTGGATTTCCTGCAATCTAAAAATAAGGACGGAGCTGATGAATTCGACCTTTATGAAACAAGTCCTCAGATCCTGAAAAAGTATTCTGCCGATAAGACCTCAGAATTCAGGACCAGGGATATTCCCAATCTGAAAAATATCAGCGAAAAAAATACATCCATCAAAATTGCCACCCCTTCCAAAACCTACCAGGCAAGGAATGAAAAAGTGAAGATCGGTCTTTTTGCCCATGAGCTTCTGGCGAAGATTAATACTGTGAACGATATCGAGCAGGTACTTGAACGTTACCTTCTGGATGGCCAGATCACTTTAAACGAGCGGGATACCATCCGCCAAAGGCTACATGATATCATCGGTACCCACGCGGAGTTCTTCGACAGTCAGTGGGAAGTGATCAATGAAAAGGAAATTATGGTTTCTGAGAATGGTGAAAGCAGGATTTACCGTCCGGACCGCATCCTGAAAGGACCCAAAGGCTATATTATTGTTGATTTCAAGACCGGTGAACCTTCAGAGAAAGACAAAAGGCAGATTGAAAATTATAAACGGGTTCTGGAGCGCCTGGGAAGAAAGGTGATTGATACCAGACTTGTTTATCTTTAA
- a CDS encoding carboxypeptidase-like regulatory domain-containing protein → MKSLLTGCLVLITTLLSIDIFSQQVTVTGAIRDDNDRELANVTVINMATDQKTATNLEGRFSIQASANNELRFVKKGYDRISRKVLADGVNSQLIITMAKLPEEIEEVKVQPLSGDLSKDARSLTKVNKGEIVQQSVGLPQPVGKMREKPTEVKQVVLPMLLGQLNVQGVYDLISGKARRQKRQYRYDDLQENILWVRNRVEDEYFVKAGIPSERISEFIEFSFLVKPQIRTFVKARNLSGVLLRMEETFPLYMERLRKKE, encoded by the coding sequence ATGAAAAGTTTGTTAACCGGATGTCTTGTTTTGATTACCACACTTCTTTCCATTGATATATTTTCTCAGCAGGTAACTGTTACAGGAGCCATCAGGGATGATAATGATAGGGAACTGGCTAATGTTACGGTTATCAATATGGCCACAGATCAGAAAACGGCTACAAATTTGGAAGGAAGGTTCTCTATACAAGCTTCGGCCAATAATGAACTGAGGTTTGTAAAGAAAGGATATGATAGGATTTCCAGAAAAGTACTGGCGGATGGTGTCAATTCGCAACTGATCATCACTATGGCTAAGCTTCCTGAAGAAATTGAAGAAGTAAAAGTACAGCCTCTGAGCGGTGATTTGTCTAAAGATGCCAGATCTCTAACAAAAGTAAATAAAGGAGAGATTGTTCAGCAATCGGTAGGGCTTCCGCAGCCGGTGGGAAAAATGAGAGAAAAGCCCACAGAAGTAAAACAGGTAGTATTACCAATGCTCTTAGGACAGCTGAATGTTCAGGGTGTCTATGACCTGATCAGCGGAAAGGCGAGAAGGCAGAAACGTCAATACCGGTATGATGATCTACAGGAAAACATCCTATGGGTTCGCAACCGGGTGGAAGATGAATATTTTGTTAAAGCTGGGATACCATCCGAACGGATCTCTGAGTTTATTGAATTTTCATTTCTCGTAAAACCCCAGATACGGACATTCGTCAAAGCCAGGAATTTATCCGGGGTATTGCTCCGAATGGAGGAGACCTTTCCTTTATATATGGAACGCCTGCGGAAGAAGGAATGA
- a CDS encoding SIMPL domain-containing protein, with amino-acid sequence MNKNSISIAIASLGFIIGLAILGSAIKNRNKSENTISVTGLGTKKFTSDLITWLGSFSKNNIDLKSAYDELALDRKVINDYLVSKGIKQNEIVFSSVDIQKQFRSYNDANGNYVQGEFSGYNLTQKVSIESKEVAKIENLSRNITEIINRGIEFTSSSPSYFYTKLATVKQEMIAAATKDARERAEKIAENSGSSLGHLKKASTGVIQITAPNSNEDYSYGGTFNTSSKEKEANITIKLEYEVD; translated from the coding sequence ATGAATAAAAATAGTATTTCTATTGCTATTGCATCACTGGGCTTTATTATAGGGCTTGCTATTCTGGGCAGCGCGATAAAGAACAGGAACAAGTCTGAAAATACCATTTCCGTCACAGGACTTGGCACCAAAAAATTTACTTCCGATCTGATTACCTGGTTAGGAAGCTTTTCAAAAAATAATATTGATTTAAAATCTGCTTACGACGAGCTTGCCCTTGACAGAAAGGTGATCAACGATTATCTTGTTTCAAAAGGGATCAAACAGAATGAAATTGTATTTTCATCTGTCGATATTCAAAAGCAGTTCAGGAGTTACAATGATGCCAACGGAAATTATGTGCAGGGAGAATTTTCCGGTTATAACCTGACCCAGAAAGTATCCATTGAAAGTAAGGAAGTAGCTAAAATCGAAAATCTGTCAAGGAATATTACAGAGATTATCAACCGCGGTATTGAGTTTACTTCTTCTTCACCTTCCTATTTCTATACGAAATTGGCTACTGTAAAGCAGGAAATGATTGCTGCGGCTACCAAAGATGCCCGTGAACGTGCAGAAAAAATTGCTGAAAATTCCGGAAGCAGCCTCGGGCACCTCAAAAAAGCAAGTACAGGAGTTATCCAGATTACGGCTCCCAATTCCAATGAAGATTATTCCTACGGCGGGACGTTCAATACGTCTTCCAAAGAAAAAGAAGCCAACATTACCATTAAGCTGGAATATGAAGTAGATTAG